A section of the Castanea sativa cultivar Marrone di Chiusa Pesio chromosome 12, ASM4071231v1 genome encodes:
- the LOC142620331 gene encoding F-box protein At3g08750-like: MSQRKEARPPMILRHRMKHDGLLDETVLEILARMPVKSLLRFRCVCKTWYSFITNPNFISTHLLCYNHDDDGCVIHMPRSNSLRQICTVAFDRSFETISEFRIPFNFQSGHPEFMGSCNGILCFVDHRKFAIVDVYLWNPSIIKFKRLPDTCLTQLPIIALGFGFDSQNNDYKVVRILWIDPKPMPPPEVQVYSLSSDSWIRVELGISWIISCFPMLVSSTSLGEGGSIHP, encoded by the exons ATGTCCCAAAGGAAAGAAGCCCGACCACCGATGATCCTCCGACATAGGATGAAGCATGATGGTCTCCTAGATGAAACCGTGTTGGAAATTTTAGCAAGAATGCCAGTGAAATCCCTCCTAAGATTCAGGTGCGTTTGCAAAACCTGGTACTCTTTTATCACTAACCCAAATTTCATCTCCACCCACTTGTTGTGCTACaatcatgatgatgatggttGTGTCATACACATGCCTCGTTCTAATTCTTTACGTCAAATCTGTACAGTCGCCTTTGACCGTTCATTTGAAACTATATCAGAGTTTAGAATTCCTTTCAATTTTCAATCTGGACATCCCGAATTCATGGGTTCATGTAATGGCATATTGTGTTTCGTTGATCATAGGAAATTTGCGATTGTGGATGTGTACTTGTGGAACCCCagtattataaaatttaagagGTTGCCCGATACTTGCTTGACCCAGTTACCTATTATTGCACtcggatttgggtttgattCCCAAAATAATGATTACAAGGTTGTTAGGATTTTATGGATTGATCCCAAACCTATGCCTCCCCCTGAGGTTCAGGTGTACTCATTAAGTTCGGATTCATGGATAAGAGTTGAACTTGGAATCTCATGGAT AATCTCGTGCTTTCCCATGCTGGTGAGTTCCACCAGCTTGGGAGAGGGAGGAAGCATACACCCATAA